A stretch of the Musa acuminata AAA Group cultivar baxijiao chromosome BXJ2-7, Cavendish_Baxijiao_AAA, whole genome shotgun sequence genome encodes the following:
- the LOC135616171 gene encoding heavy metal-associated isoprenylated plant protein 2-like, which translates to MKKIVLKVSILCSKCTVCILTTISKFEGIVSMAVDVEKSTVTIVGVVDAVLIVKALRKAKKPAEIVSVGEPDKKKEEKKDDKKDPCKLPPCCNACRPVMIWQDEPNICTIC; encoded by the exons ATGAAG AAGATCGTGTTGAAGGTGAGCATCTTGTGCAGCAAGTGCACGGTCTGCATCTTGACCACCATCTCCAAATTCGAAG GGATTGTTTCGATGGCAGTGGACGTGGAGAAGAGCACGGTGACGATCGTTGGGGTCGTCGATGCGGTGCTCATCGTGAAAGCCCTGAGGAAGGCCAAGAAGCCGGCGGAGATCGTGAGCGTGGGAGAGCCCGacaaaaagaaggaagagaagaaggacgaTAAGAAGGACCCCTGCAAGTTGCCCCCCTGTTGCAACGCTTGCAGGCCTGTGATGATATGGCAGGACGAACCAAACATATGCACCATTTGCTGA